The segment gttagtccccagcatccctacgGTCTCAGGAaggattcccgagcacagagcacaaagtcacccctgagcaccaaaccaaacaataaaatagGGCTGAAGGggtgtatttttattatatttagatTAAATCAAATGTTTCATATAAAACACATTTCATATAAAtgactcaaaaaatatatatatatccaagggATAAAACTCAGGGAAGAGCAGTCACTCGACTACTTTCTGTCATCGAGCAGTTCTGAGGCGTCACCGCAGGGACACAGGCAGGCCGTAGGCAACAGGTGAGGCCCCGATGAGGTACTTGAGCCGAGGAGCCTGCCGGGCCTGGCTGACGTAGTGCAGGAGGGAGGCTCCCGAGCCGGCTCCCAGCCAGCCCTGCAGCAGGGCCTCCGTGTAGCGGTCAATGTCCCGGTCAGTCACGTCCCAGAGGTTCCCGACAAACAGCGGGCTGGTGAAGGAAAAACTGCCAAGTTAGGGCTCTGAAAaagaactcagggctggagcgacagcacagtggggagaacgtttgccttgcacgtggccaacccaggttcgattcccagcatcccatagggtcctctgagcaccaccaggagtaattctgagcacagagtcaggagtaacccctgtacatctgtACATCGCCGGGGTTTTTGATCaaaaacccataaaaaaaaaaaagaactctaggAGAGCAGAGTAGCTGAGGGCGGGGGGTGAGGAGACAGCTGACCCACAGTTCTAAGAGGGCcctggaagaggaagaaaggtcACAGGCCCAGGGATGCACGCCAGGGAATGTGGGTCGGGGAAAGGCGGGTGCAAAAGAGGGTGGAATGAGGCTCAACCCTCGGGAAGAACCCGAGACTCACCACCCAGCCATGATGTACTTGAGCACGATGCCGACGCCCTCCAGGTTCCCGTGTACAGCCAGCGCTGCGCTGCTGCAGCCGAACACCAGGGCCACAGCCCGGCAGCTCAGCTGCAGGACAGCCTGTCCGTCCAGGAAGCGGGCGCCAGCCCCGTGGCCTGCGTAGCTAGGGCGGAAGGTTCCAGGGCTTGAGCTGGCAGTGCCAGGCCCCAGCTCTgttcccagagggtcccccaggcagCCGGGAGTCCTGAAGCCCCCAAGTCCACCTGCCCGGCTGATGCCCGCCCTgggcccgcccctcctccccggcGGCAGCGCTCACATGTACAGGTCGTGTTCCGTCAGAGCCGCCTGCACCTGCTCCGTGTTCGGCACCTCCCCGACCACGCCGTTCCAGCCAGCCTCACTGACGGGACAGGGCGGAGTCGGGTCACGGGGCAAAGAGGCCGGGGGAACTCTGGGTCCCTCCTAGGGTGTCCCTGCCCTTCCCCACGCCCTTTCTCACTCCCGCCCCCACCGACCTGCTGAAGTAGTCTCGAAACTTCTCCTCGGTGCGCGCTAGGTTCTTGTGGGGGTTGAGGACGTAGAAGGTGTTGCGCGGGTCCACCCCGCGGCTCAGCACGGACGAGGCCCCAGACTGAGGGAGGGACACGTGGCTCAGGACCTGCCCCAGGcagcccccgagccctgcccccGGCCAGTCCACCCTGTGGCCCCGtgctccccggcccccggcccaccTCTTTGAGGACGGAGTAGCTGAGCAGAAAGCGGAGGGAGGGCAGCCGCGTGACGGGCAGCGTGCGGAGGCCGGGCGTGCTCTCCCAGGGCAGCTTCTGCAGGTCCTGGGCACAGAGTGCTAAGGTCACTGTCCCCATCGGGCACACACACGGGGCCGCAGCGCAGTGAGGGCTGACACCGCCCACTGCCCCATGTCCTTACCTTGTCTAGCACCAAGACGAGGTGCCTGTTACTCGGTTTCTtctggccctgcacacggcccaAGGCCTCGTTCAGGAGCTCCTGGGCACACTCTGGCCGGGCTGGGCACAGGCCTTGGGCCAGGCTCTGCACGTCCCGAGGGGTGAGGGtgctggcgccactgagcaggaTCTGCGGGCACAGCGGTCAGCAGCGCCTGGCCgccagccccccgcccacccgcccccacccgcctcctCAGCTCACTTTCAGCAGAGTGGGGTCCGGGTACCTCCAGCCGCACCCCTGCAGCAGCTCCTGCAGGCGGGAGGCCTCCCGGGCAAGGCCAGGGTCGTCGCTGGAAGGCAGCAGCAGCCCCCGCCAGCAGCCCAGGACATGCTTCTCCAGGGAGGCGGTGAGGAGCTGCGTGCGGAGGAAGGAGACCAAGTCGGGCCCGCGTCCCGGCCACCAGGCGCCGGCAAGAAGCTGAGACCCTGGGGGGTACAGCTAAGACCCCCTCGTTACCTATCACTGAGCAGACAGACTGGGACAGGAGGGCGAGGCGGCTGAAGCCAGGGAGCTGCTACATGGGTGGGCCTCATTTTTCTTCCCGggtgccctctccccctccccgtcccgtGCCTGGGTCACGACCACCAGCCCTCCAGGCCTGTTCTCCAAGCTGGGTCCTTCCTTCAAcgcatatctcacttgcttgtctgtttctttttctttttttttgtcacacccagcgatgttcaggggtactcctggctctacactcaggaattactcctggcggtgctcaggggatgctgggaatcgaacccgggtcagctgcattcaagacagacgccctacccactatactactgcttGGGCCCcacttgtctgtttctttgcttatgtctactctggagaagcctcttgaacacatttccctttctcctctcatgtctttgtaaaaaatttcattcaataaaatccaccttgcttcactaaaactaaatcaacataataaagtcTTGCTCAGGGGGCtagagctataatacagcaggtaggactcttgcaCTGCaaacggccgatctgggttcaattcctgccaccccatttggtaccccaagcaccaccaggagtaattccaggtaattcctgagtgcagagccagtagtaagccctgagcaccccccaaccccaaaagaaaagtcTTATTTAAAGTCCTCCCCtaacgtgtttgccttgcacgcagggggccctgggattgatccctgtcTTGCACGGTTTCCTGCGcatcaccaggagcgacccccaagcacagaactggggcagccctgagcactgctgggtgtggcccagccagCAGCCCCGTCCCCCTccacaaaggaaacaaaactaaataataataaagtctttTCCAAGTGATAATTTTTTCACTTAGGTGACCCCTTCCAGAAAGGACTCGAGGTCACACTGACTAGTCAGGAGGACAAACAGCTCCGCGGTGGCCCCTAGGGCGGGCCGGTGACGCAACCCCACCCAGCCTAGGCGCACACCTGCATCCTCCGGTCCAGCTCCAGCCGTCTCGTCCACCATTCCTTCTTGTCGGTGCAGCTGCTGTTCGTCTTCTGCTCCTTCTGAATGCTGTCGAACTCCCTCAGGGCCGAGCTCAGGGAGAGCTTGGGGAGCAGAATGACACCTTCACGTGTGTGGAcgccctcctgccacccccgccACATAGGGTGGCCAGAATCCAGCCCCCAGCGAGCTCAGGTCAACCCCTGGCTCCacatgacccccgagcactgccaggagcaacccctgggcacgtagctgggagcagtccctgagcaccgccaggtgcggCCTGAAAAGCAAGCAGAGCAAGGAACAGGAGCCCGCCCCGGCCCTGCTGTGCTCTCCGGCCCGCACACCTACCTTGCTCTGAGCCGTGGGGATCTGCACGGTGACCGGGGGGGTGTCTTTCTCTAGCCGGGTCAGCAAGAGAGTGTCACCCACAGTTCCAGGCTGAAGACTGGCCAGGGCCAACACGCAcacgatcactcctggcacacagGGTATCCCAGAATCATTGCGGCTCTTTCAGGAcctcttccccgccccctgcacccacacccgAGGACAAGGCGGCCTCTCTGGCCAccgctctccctggcccccatggCCCCATGTGTCCATGCAGACACATGTCCTGCTCTTCAGTGTCCCTCCCAGAAAAATAACAGTACCCTGCACAGAACGAGTGTCGCACTACGGCGTGTCTCATAGCCTAGCAGCCCGACACCCAACTCAGCACTCAGGACAGCCACTGGCGGCGGGGGaccccgagcaatagtacagtggggggggggcgtgcttactttgcatgtggctccccaggcttgatcccctgTGCCCCAtatggggtcccctgagtccctccaggaaaaatccctgagtgtagagccaggagtaaaccctgagcaccaccagctgtggcatggaaaaaaaaaggaaagaacagaaaagaaaaaggaaggccAAGGAATGTGGTCCAAGTGGCGGAGTGCATACTCGAGCCAAATCCCTCCAGCTCACAACTCCACCCGCAGCAGCGGCAGGTTCAGCTTTATGGCCCCTCAGCACCTCGGAGAGTggccttaaaaaaattaataataggggctggagcgatagcacagcgggtagggcgtttgccttgcaagcggccgacccgggttcgatccccagcatcccatatggtcccccaagcactgccaggagtaattcctgagtgcagagccaggagttagtaacccctgtgcatctccgggtgtgacccaaaaagcaaaaaaaaaaaaaaaaggggctggagcgatagcacagcgggtagggcgtttgccttgcacgcggccgacccgggttctaatcctagcatcccatatggtcccctgagcaccaccaggggtaattcctgagtgaagagccaggactaacccctgtgcattgccgggtgtgacccaaaaaaacaaaaaacaaacaaacaaacaaacaaacaaacaaaaaaataataataataataaatgaaaataaagacaattccCAAATGTAGAGTGTTATCTGTCTGATAGGAGAAAATGGCTTCAATAAGGATCAGAAATCTACGCGTGTCACTACAGCCTTAGAGTGGCAGGAAGGACACGCACGACAGGCCCGGCATACCGGcgggcagcagagccaggagctcctGGAAACTCTCCTTCTCGGGCTGGGGGAAGAGGCCGGTCCCCGCATGCCTGAAGGAGAAGAGGCGCTGGAGGCGGGTCAGGGGGCCATCGCCCAGCCGCTCCTGGAGGCTGAGGCCCTGCAGGTGGTCCACCACGTCCAGCGATCCTTGGCGCTTCTGGACCTTGCTGCAGGCAACGCGAGTGGAAGTGAGTCCTGTCCCCGGGCCCGGGTGCCCCTTTCGCCAGGACCCCCCAACCCGACGCACCTCACTCACCTGAGCTGCCGGTGGAGGTGGGTGAGCAGCTGGTGGCGGCAGGTGATGGACACAGACTCGGTGACCAGGCAGGCAGTGGCGTAGGGGTCCCGGTGGCCCAGACACAAGGCCAGGAGGCGGCAGAGGTGGGCATAGAGACTGCTTGGAGGGCAGTGGCTCACTCCGCGGAAGGCGACGCTGAGGGAGTCGTAGACGGAGTCCAAGGTGGACAGACCTGGAGGAGGCCGACATACTGACCCGGACGGCCCCCAACCTCCTCCCACTCCCAGTTCTGGGAAACGGGGGCTCCTTAATGAAGGTCCGTGAGCGGTTGGGGGGGCTGCCCTGGCGTCCCCCCCAGACTCTGCTAGCTGGGGAGGGCgacagaggctcagagaggcagagagtgCTGGGGCCCACCCCCAGATGCACGGGGCCACGGGCAGACCAGAGATGCAAGTGGACCCCAAGGCACAGCACGCCCAGTGACGAGGCCTCAGCGGCCAGCAGACTCACCGATGGCCACAGGGGCCGAGGGGAGTCGGGCGCGCCCTTCCTTGTCTCCGTCCTTGTCTGGGCACGGGACCGGCAGCTCCTCTTGGCTGGGGTCCCGTCTCAGCACCTCGTGTTCCCCGATGGCTGCAtcgggccctggggctgggccttTTGCACctggggagagcagagagcagagagtgcTTTAGAGAGGGACCCCAGTGCCGGAGTCAGACAGAACTTTCCCTGTAAGAtcctctttgttttgctttttgggtcacacctggagatgctcaggagtaactcctggctctgcactcaggaatcacccctggcggtgctcagaggaccctatgggatgctgggaatcgaacccgggtcggccgcgtgcaaggcaaatgccctacccgctgtgctatcgctccagcccatccctgTAAGATCTTTGGTGACAGTTTTTTTGTGGAttctgggccccctcccccccacgcctcCCTGCCGTCATACCCGAGGCAGAGTTCTCTCCGTCGGAGCTCCTCAGGGTCTCGAAGCTCCTTTCCGCCTGGCTGCAGGGCAGCTCCTCCTCGGGAACAGTCCTTGCggtctcctggctctctgcttcaCAGGGCTCCCAGGCCACCTTCTTGGTCCTCCGGCTTCTGCCACTGGGGCCGGGGTGCCTGGGGGCACTCCCTGGGGCCACAGTGACATCTGTCTTCAAGCCTGGACTCTTcctggcccggccccggccccggccccgcccccggccccgacaAGCAGTGCTCCGAGTCCTGGGCCCCTCTGTGAGCTGTGTGTCACCGGACACGGGGTCATCCAAGTCACTGTCATCGCTGAAGTTCACCTGGACGGGTGGGAAAGAGGGCGGCCAAGGGCATTAGTGACAGGACACTGGCAGCAGGTGGCGCTGTGGAGGCACATCTCATGGGGCTGAGGGAGGCATTAGGGCAAAGTCAAGAAACttctcaggagctggagagagccgGGAGCTGCTTGGTCTGGCCCCGCTCCCAGCACAGCAGGACACACGCACTCatgggtgtatgtgtgagtgcgtgtgtgtgcgcgtgtgtgtggtgccaggatggtACCCAGGGCCCCGCACAGGCAAGGCAGGCTGTACTGCTGAACTCCACACCGGGCCCTGGGCAGCAGCTCAGGGCCGTGGAATGCGGGAGgaacagaggaagaggaaggatgaACTGGGAGGGAACGAgacaaggaaagtgccttttGCCAGAAACAAGGCCAACTTGACCTTGGACTTGCCCTAGGAGACGGGGATCTTGCAGGGAACAGGGGAGTCCCACGGGGGAGCCCTGGAAGCAATTCCTGGGGGCCCCtggcccacccagcacccccgggTCCCAGACCCCCTCACCTTGAGGCGCGTCTGGGCCTTCTGGTGGATCCGGGGGGCCTTGGGGACCGCTTGCTTGCACTTGGTGGGCGAGACTTCCTCAAACACCGTGAAAGGAACCCGAGGGCCATTCTGGCTGACCCAGCTCGGGGGCTTCGGGGTACTGGGTGTCCCTCCAGTCTTCAGAAATTTCAGAAAGGCATTACCGGAGGGCTGGGAAGCAGCGGGTGCCCCTGGGCGCCCTCGTCCAGCGTGCTTTTGGCTCCGAGACTTGGATTCTGAGCTTGGGGAACTCTTCACGGAGGGGGGCTGCCAGCCCCAGGAGCTGGCAAAGAGCTGGGCCGTGCAGCAGCTGTGGCCAGCCAGCCTCGAGAGCGCCTGGATCAGGAGCAGGTTGGCGCGCCAGAGCTCCAGGTGGGGCTTCCAGGCTGTCACGAACTTCAGGCCGGCCTCTAGGACTCCTCCCAGGCCCTTGCTGCAGGGCCGGCTCAGCCCCTGCAGCGCCAGCTGTGTGTACGCCTCCGCCATGAGCTCGCTGAAgaggcgcggggccgcggggggcggggggctggggcgcAGGGACGCCCGCACGGCCCGGGCCAGGCGCTTGGCGGCAGCGGGGCAGCCCTTCAGCACAAACTGCagcagctccagcccctgggcctcctgccccagGACCAGCCTCAGCCGCGCCGTGGCCAGGGCCCAGCGCAGGCAGACGGCGGAGAGCGCGGGGCTGGCACAGAGCCGGCAGTCACAGGTGGGCACGTGGCTCAGGAagcgggggctgggcgggggcttcCTTTTCAGGACCGGGGAGGAGTTCGAGGACGGTGCCTGGGGGCCGGGCTCTGGGGCCACGGTGGCCACCAGCTCCAGGTCGGGGCCTATGAGGAACAGCTCCTCTTCCGCGGGCTCTGGGGGCTGCGGGTCTCGAGGCTTCGGCCTCCCCTTCTGCAGCTGGATTTCCTTGGCAGCGTCAGGCTGCTGGGCAGCCCCGCCAAACTCTACGGAGGAAGAGGAACAAAAATTAGGAAACGGGGAAAAATTTTACCAAGCACTTCCTGAGCTACCCCCGGGCCCAGTTCCCTAACATGTTAATTTACCACTGACTACTTAGAGAACACGCCCAATACTAGTGGGACTTCTGCTTTTCATTTAGATCTACAATCTTTTCATCCCATCCAATAATGGGCCCACACAACCCCTGGACCTCGGGATAAGGGGCTGGTACCACTCAAGTCTTAATCCTGGCCCCTGGTCCTGACTAGCCCGTGATGGCCACCCCAGCAAACTTTCTCCTTTCACAAATGGAAAAAGTTTATGTTCCCACCTGACTTTCCAGGGATTTGCTTGGGTCaaatgaaactgaagaaacaaatgtgatttaaaaaaaaaaaaaaaatcagggctagagtgatagcacagggggtagggcgtttgccttgcactcggccaacccgggttcgattcccagcattccatatggttccctgagcatcgacagggtaattcctgagtgcagagccaggagtgacccctgtgcatcgctcggtgcgacccaaaatgcaaaaatcgAAGTTCCAAAAAGCCAGAGAAGTAGCACAGGATAAAGACACCCACATTACCTGCAGTCAACCCCCATTCAAATTCCCTGtacttgaaacccaatcatgcacagctttgtaatggtctatatctcatggtgactcaataaaaataacatttgaaaaaacaTTCCCTGTACTACATAtggcccaagcactgctaggaatgactcATGAACCCAGAAGCAGGAATAAGACTGCTAGATATGGCCCCAACaacccccaccatcaccaccaaaataAATTTCAGGTGCTCAGGAAGATGACCTAAGGAtgcttccatccctggtaccacctggtcccctgcatACATGGGGACTGACCCCTGAACagtgggaatagcccctgagcactgctatgtgtagctaaaaaacaagggaaaaaaaatccagctcAAAAGGGTGGCGCTCACGGCTGGCAAGCCTGAGGCCCTCAGCCTGACCCTTGGCATGCACAGCCCTTGGGCACCGCTGGCTGCAGCTGGAGTTCCGATGCCTCCAGCACTGACGAGTCTGGCCAGCACGGCAGGGCCAACGTTACTGCAGCAgcctcagggtcccctgagcaccactagggacaACCAAAACACAGAGCTCTGACCATGTTGCCCAGAGGTTTCGAAcggtgctgggggtggtgggaaccatgagctgctggggatcaaacccaggctatgCCCGGGTCCCAGTGTTTATTAATTTAAACCCTCCGTGGACACAGTTTGTGCGGTCTGATACAGTACCCTCCAGCGACACACAGCTACCAGTACACgaagaaaagcaaacaagaagctgattcttttttggggggtgtgtgtgtatgtttggatCACAtcggcttagtgctcagggagccatatgtggtgcaagggatctagtgggttggccacatgcagggcccaGGGCCTTACTTCCTGTCTCTGGAAAAaagggtgtgggggccacacatggttgtgttcagggcttactcctggcttagtgcttagTGCTCAAGCTTCCCAGCGGTGCTTAAGGGCTGTTCCCCGCTTGCTGCTGAGACACGCCTGTCAGGGCTTGGAGACTCTGTGGCACTGGGGACAGGAccaaagcatgtgcccagcccatGAGCTATCTCTTTGGATTGACAAACTGTATTTCTTCAGGGggctggggccatacccagcagggcttattcctgagtctgtgctcagaggtcccttctggtggggcttggaagacaatatggggtgccaggaatcgaacccacatcagctacatggaaggcaagcgccctacctgctgtactattgctctagtccctgggGAACTGAattctaaatttgttttaaaaagatcttatttatttattattatttctctttttgggtcacacctggtgatgctcagggttttctcctggctttgcacacaggaatcactcctggtgtagctcaggggaccatatgggatgctggggagtgaacgtCGGTTGGCCGCACACAAGCAAACGCCAtatgtactatcactacagcacCTGAACTCtacattttaagttaaatataaataGCTAAAATGTATTAGCAGTGAAAAGCACCTTGAGATGtggttaggggccggagcgacagcacagtagggagggcatttgccttgcacgtggccaacctggggttcaatcccccgcatcccatatggtcccccgagcaccgccaggagtgattcctgagtgcagagccagaagtgagtcctgacaATTGCCAACaattgccaggtgttgcccccaaaccaaaaacaaacaagcaaacacaaacaacaagccccaaacaaaacaaaaagaccaaacgaaaggcctgagcagcatcaaTACAAGAAGGGTCAGGACCCGGCCTTCACGGGGGAGGCTGTGTCAGGCTGTGTCGCCGTGGGTATGGGCTGCAGCTGCTCACCTGTGCAAGACTCGAGCAAGAACAGCACCTGCTGCAGGTCTGCCTGGCAGAGGTCGGCGTCGCTGCGGGCCAGCTCCAGCTCCCCATTCAGCACCAGGAACAGGGCACACCTGGGGGAAGTCGAAACCCTTGAGTGGAACCTTCTCGCTTTTCTGGCCTGTCTCCTCTCTTCTCGCCTCTCTCCCGGGCAGGGCCATCGccctccttcccagccccctAGATCCTTACTTCCTGGGGCCCGTGATTTGCACgaggaagccctgggttcaggTCCTAGCACTGCAGAATGCTTCAGGTGCCATTGGGAGAGGCCAAATATATctctgggtagggcgtttgccttgaacacagccaaccagtctgacccctggcaccccatggggtcccctgagcactcccaggagggattcctaagtgcagggccaggagcaacccctgagcgccaccaggcaTGTAGCCCCCAAATACCAAAATATATGAACACACATTTCAAAATTAAACTAAGCATGCTCTGCCATGTaccccttctccttcccacccGCCGGCCTTCTTTCCTTTATGCAATGCTGGGGTGCagacccagaacctcacacatgaaaggcatgtgctctagcacTGACCGGCATCCGTGGCCCCACACATGTGACTCTGTGCAGTAGTTTGGGGACCCCCGGGGGAAGTCTAGAGGGACTGAGGCTCTGGGACCAGCGTCCTTGTGGTCCTGCACTCACTGCCTCGGGATCTGCAGCTTCACGGTAAGCTTCAAGGCCTGCAAGCAGAAGGCCTTGGCTTCGGTCACACTGCCCAGGCGGCCGAGGCGGGTCACGAGCTTCTCCGAGCAGCTCAGCACCTCCGTAAGAACCTGCCATTTCTGTACTATGTTTTCACCTGGAGcgaaggagagagacaagacCAGACCCCCGTCACTCGGGCAGTGCCTGGATCCAGAGGCAACGCGGCCGGGCCTCCCACCAGGCCTGCTGAGCCCCACAGGGAAGGCCCCCGATCTCCTGCTCACGCACCGTAGTCCAGAAACGGCGTCTCCACGGCTGCCTTTGGAACAGAGAGCACATCAcagccgaggaggaggaggaggatgcttCGAAGGAGCTTATGAGAAACGTTGAGCGCTATTTCGGGGCTCTGCCAGCCTGGGAAGGTGCCGGGccaagaagggaagagagggctggagtgagagcacagcagggagggcacctgccttgcacacggctggcccgggtcTGACTCCTGGCATCCCGCATGGCCCTccagtccgccaggagtgattcctgtgcacagccggaggaagccctgagcactgcccggtgtggcacCCCCGCTCCCCATGACCCCCCCGCacaaagagcaggagagagagcagacagGGCTACAGTGAATGCCTTGTTATGGCCAAGTCATTTCGCCTCTGGCATGAGGTGGTCACCCAGAATTACTGGGACCAGccctggggcactgccagggtggctggcctgggcacccctgggcaccacagggcccaggcAGCACCACACGCTCAGGCCCTAGCATTGACCCCAGGCCTGCTTCGTCACCCAAAGAggccccccagagcactgcctgggaggcgcccccctccccaccaaaaacaggaacaaacaaAATGCCATGGGCCAAAACTCCAGCTGCTAGGTAGACAAAGGCCAAGCATACCGCCAAGGCGGGCAGAGCGAAGAGTCACAGAGCACTTCCCCTCTGGGACAGTCACGGGACTCCTCTCCTGACAACATCCTGCGGGCCCAGCGTGACCCGTGCAGGCCAGCAAAGGAACGGAGCCCACCCTCCGCCAGGCTGCCTCTAGGTGGGCTCGCCCACACGCCCGAGAgtggggggcccggggtggggagcGCCGACGTGGTCACGGCCACCAACCCTCCCTGCTCACCTTGCGTGCTGAGCTGCTGGCCCAGAGAGCTGGCGAGGCTGTCGGCAGGGAGGCTGAGGTAGACGGCCACCAGCTGCAGCGCCTGGACGCGCAGCAAGTACCAGGCCTTGGAC is part of the Sorex araneus isolate mSorAra2 chromosome 2, mSorAra2.pri, whole genome shotgun sequence genome and harbors:
- the ESPL1 gene encoding separin encodes the protein MRSFKGVDFATLLRSPEEARGVLRDLKEYLSKAPTGSSSNRSDAEKRQVCDAVLRACNQQLTAKLACPEHLWSLLELAELACKGYLGSHPQRPALYLERILIVFLQNLATQEVPEATLRLAQTLHSCLLQSSRPVAPQDYDAVARGSFSVVWKAAKGLVERRAAFSARLKALSFLVLLEDESPPCELPHFASLTACRAVAAYHLFDASGPGLSEDDADFLGDQLSEQLIRVLVPAGAPSPGPLSPRRALCLTELTLEHCRRLCWGTRHAKALAVVEKAREHLESTELGPSLQLCQLGVELLQVGEAGSPAVAALLNRATAVLSDSLKAPSPPLRALCESCQFFLSGLESGAKKRYRPDALLGLFAFLGPYGSLIRRLKEGVSKAPTKQHQSLGQIHFQGLHLYTMLVHDFVQGCEAADLAVVAQLMESSKATVEWLLEMLQGLSGRELTDCLGTTAFYISNLAYSFYSHKLYAEACTVLEPLCQYLGSAKLGTSSKMSPEKLHRCFRLHVDSLRKLGRQAQGCKVVTQWLEALQSCGPEHMAEAVTFWVLVKMDAAKAGDKELQLKTLRDSLPDWAPDTLALLLREELQAYKTVRADTGQERFNVICDLLELTEETPAGAWAQATYLVELAQVLCYHDFAQQTNCSALEAVNKALKLLEEVQPEAQTQARLWDDKAQALLWLHICTLEANLQEGIERDRRAQAPRNLEEYEVNDLNYEDKLQEDHSLHGSIAFNLAAEAAQSKCLDQALALWKQVLTQEQAPAVRSLQQTAASLQILATLYQLAAKPLQALEGFQLVRMVAQRLEDHGKAASSCCHITRLLLALGCPSYAQLYLEEAKCSLKRLDHGADTYLLLSLTHDLLQSELHCLHQKVDEGASLLLSVLQKPALQKASKAWYLLRVQALQLVAVYLSLPADSLASSLGQQLSTQGWQSPEIALNVSHKLLRSILLLLLGCDVLSVPKAAVETPFLDYGENIVQKWQVLTEVLSCSEKLVTRLGRLGSVTEAKAFCLQALKLTVKLQIPRQCALFLVLNGELELARSDADLCQADLQQVLFLLESCTEFGGAAQQPDAAKEIQLQKGRPKPRDPQPPEPAEEELFLIGPDLELVATVAPEPGPQAPSSNSSPVLKRKPPPSPRFLSHVPTCDCRLCASPALSAVCLRWALATARLRLVLGQEAQGLELLQFVLKGCPAAAKRLARAVRASLRPSPPPPAAPRLFSELMAEAYTQLALQGLSRPCSKGLGGVLEAGLKFVTAWKPHLELWRANLLLIQALSRLAGHSCCTAQLFASSWGWQPPSVKSSPSSESKSRSQKHAGRGRPGAPAASQPSGNAFLKFLKTGGTPSTPKPPSWVSQNGPRVPFTVFEEVSPTKCKQAVPKAPRIHQKAQTRLKVNFSDDSDLDDPVSGDTQLTEGPRTRSTACRGRGRGRGRGRARKSPGLKTDVTVAPGSAPRHPGPSGRSRRTKKVAWEPCEAESQETARTVPEEELPCSQAERSFETLRSSDGENSASGAKGPAPGPDAAIGEHEVLRRDPSQEELPVPCPDKDGDKEGRARLPSAPVAIGLSTLDSVYDSLSVAFRGVSHCPPSSLYAHLCRLLALCLGHRDPYATACLVTESVSITCRHQLLTHLHRQLSKVQKRQGSLDVVDHLQGLSLQERLGDGPLTRLQRLFSFRHAGTGLFPQPEKESFQELLALLPAGVIVCVLALASLQPGTVGDTLLLTRLEKDTPPVTVQIPTAQSKLSLSSALREFDSIQKEQKTNSSCTDKKEWWTRRLELDRRMQLLTASLEKHVLGCWRGLLLPSSDDPGLAREASRLQELLQGCGWRYPDPTLLKILLSGASTLTPRDVQSLAQGLCPARPECAQELLNEALGRVQGQKKPSNRHLVLVLDKDLQKLPWESTPGLRTLPVTRLPSLRFLLSYSVLKESGASSVLSRGVDPRNTFYVLNPHKNLARTEEKFRDYFSSEAGWNGVVGEVPNTEQVQAALTEHDLYIYAGHGAGARFLDGQAVLQLSCRAVALVFGCSSAALAVHGNLEGVGIVLKYIMAGCPLFVGNLWDVTDRDIDRYTEALLQGWLGAGSGASLLHYVSQARQAPRLKYLIGASPVAYGLPVSLR